A window of Vespa velutina chromosome 15, iVesVel2.1, whole genome shotgun sequence contains these coding sequences:
- the LOC124954547 gene encoding nicotinate phosphoribosyltransferase isoform X5, with translation MTLLFMQCKKVLLHFQVPDSDTCINIYRIPLLRVEGPLIIVQLLETTLLTLVNYASLMATNAARYRMVAGKNITLLEFGLRRAQGPDGGLSASKYSYVGGFDGTSNVLAGKLFNIPVSGTHAHAYITSFTSIDDLQAKTLAHKQTGKVYDLLELASKYRDAIAGDLGSIVSEASSGELAALISYAIAFPERFTALVDTYDVKSIEASAKQKTFITSLNVKNKLLTKGSNAYAQNGVRNNTLISEPTSHHKNGFLRRGELGELYVRSGILNFCAVALALNDLDYKAIGIRLDSGDLAYLSNAARDIFEKLAVKYNIPWFARLTIVASNDINEETIISLNEQVKHSHKIDCFGIGTHLVTCQRQPALGCVYKMVEINGQPRIKLSQEVGKMNIPGKKNAYRLYGADGYALIDILQRSTEEVPQIKQKVLCRHPFQESKRAYVIPTRVEPLHKIYWKNGKLCEPLPTLTQIRDRVQESLKTLRNDHKRNLNPTPYKVAVSDDLYNFIHDLWLQNAPIGELS, from the exons ATGACGTTACTATTTATGCAATGCAAGAAGGTTCTGTTACATTTCCaag TACCAGATTCAGATACATGTATTAACATATATAGAATTCCATTGTTACGAGTTGAAGGACCATTAATAATAGTACAACTGTTGGAGACAACTTTATTAACATTGGTGAACTATGCAAGTTTGATGGCAACTAATGCAGCCAGATATCGGATGGTTGCTgggaaaaatattacattgttAGAGTTTGGCCTTCGTAGAGCTCAAGGTCCAGATGGAGGATTAAGTGCATCTAAATATAGCTACGTTG gtgGATTTGATGGTACAAGTAATGTATTAGCTGGaaagttatttaatattccAGTGAGTGGAACTCATGCACATGCATACATTACATCTTTTACAAGTATCGATGATTTACAAGCCAAA ACTCTTGCTCATAAACAAACAGGAAAAGTTTATGATCTTTTAGAGTTGGCATCGAAGTATCGAGATGCTATTGCCGGTGATTTAGGAAGTATAGTGTCTGAAGCTTCTAGTGGAGAATTAGCTGCCTTAATCAGCTATGCTATAGCTTTTCCAGAGAGATTTACAGCTCTTGTAGACACATATGATGTTAAAAG CATTGAAGCATCAGCCAAGCAAAAGACATTTATAACCAGCCTAAATGTAAAGAATAAGCTTCTAACTAAAGGATCCAATGCATATGCTCAAAATGGTGTGAGAAACAATACGCTTATATCAGAACCTACTTCGCATCACAAGAATGGCTTTTTAAGACGAGGCGAATTGGGTGAGCTCTATGTGAG GAGTGGCATTTTAAATTTCTGTGCTGTTGCACTTGCCTTAAATGATTTGGATTACAAAGCTATTGGAATAAGACTTGATAGCGGTGATTTGGCATATCTTAGTAATGCTGCTAGAGATATCTTTGAAAAACTTgctgttaaatataatataccatGGTTCGCACGATTGACAATCGTTGCAtcgaatgatattaatgaagaAACAATTATAAGTTTGAATGAGCAGGTAAAACAT AGTCACAAAATTGACTGTTTTGGAATTGGTACGCATCTTGTAACGTGTCAAAGACAACCAGCATTAGGTTGCGTATACAAGATGGTTGAAATCAATGGTCAACCAAGAATCAAGCTCAGTCAAGAAGTTGGTAAAATGAATATTCCTGGTAAAAAGAATGCATACAGATTATATGGTGCAGACGGATATGCATTAATTGACATATTACAAAGATCAACAGAGGAAGTACCgcaaataaaacagaaagttCTCTGTAGACATCCATTTCAAGAATCAAAAAGAGCTTATGTTATACCAACACGTGTAGAACCATTGcacaaa atatattggAAAAATGGTAAACTCTGCGAACCCTTACCGACGTTAACACAAATTAGAGATAGAGTACAGGAATCTCTTAAAACATTAAGAAATgatcataaaagaaatttgaaccCTACACCATATAag gtGGCTGTTAGCGatgatttgtataattttatacacgATTTGTGGTTGCAAAATGCGCCTATTGGAGAACTGTCGTGA
- the LOC124954547 gene encoding nicotinate phosphoribosyltransferase isoform X1, translating into MSDDDCKTWCHSRQNAVVQPLLTDLYQITMAYAYWKSGKTNDYAVFDLFFRKNPFQGEFTIFAGLEECIKFLERFQYSNSDIKYLKSTMPATVDPEFFDYLKNVNVNDVTIYAMQEGSVTFPRIPLLRVEGPLIIVQLLETTLLTLVNYASLMATNAARYRMVAGKNITLLEFGLRRAQGPDGGLSASKYSYVGGFDGTSNVLAGKLFNIPVSGTHAHAYITSFTSIDDLQAKTLAHKQTGKVYDLLELASKYRDAIAGDLGSIVSEASSGELAALISYAIAFPERFTALVDTYDVKSIEASAKQKTFITSLNVKNKLLTKGSNAYAQNGVRNNTLISEPTSHHKNGFLRRGELGELYVRSGILNFCAVALALNDLDYKAIGIRLDSGDLAYLSNAARDIFEKLAVKYNIPWFARLTIVASNDINEETIISLNEQVKHSHKIDCFGIGTHLVTCQRQPALGCVYKMVEINGQPRIKLSQEVGKMNIPGKKNAYRLYGADGYALIDILQRSTEEVPQIKQKVLCRHPFQESKRAYVIPTRVEPLHKIYWKNGKLCEPLPTLTQIRDRVQESLKTLRNDHKRNLNPTPYKVAVSDDLYNFIHDLWLQNAPIGELS; encoded by the exons ATGTCAGATGACGACTGCAAAACATGGTGTCACTCGCGGCAAAATGCTGTCGTTCAGCCTCTTTTGACAG atttatatcaGATTACAATGGCATATGCTTATTGGAAAAGCGGTAAAACCAATGATTATGCtgtatttgatttattttttcgaaagaaccCCTTTCAAGGAGAATTCACAATTTTTGCTGGTCTCGAAGAATGTATTAAATTTCTGGAGAGGTTTCAGTATTCAAACAgtg atatcaaatatttgaaatctaCAATGCCTGCTACGGTAGACCCGGAattctttgattatttaaaaaatgtcaaTGTAAATGACGTTACTATTTATGCAATGCAAGAAGGTTCTGTTACATTTCCaag AATTCCATTGTTACGAGTTGAAGGACCATTAATAATAGTACAACTGTTGGAGACAACTTTATTAACATTGGTGAACTATGCAAGTTTGATGGCAACTAATGCAGCCAGATATCGGATGGTTGCTgggaaaaatattacattgttAGAGTTTGGCCTTCGTAGAGCTCAAGGTCCAGATGGAGGATTAAGTGCATCTAAATATAGCTACGTTG gtgGATTTGATGGTACAAGTAATGTATTAGCTGGaaagttatttaatattccAGTGAGTGGAACTCATGCACATGCATACATTACATCTTTTACAAGTATCGATGATTTACAAGCCAAA ACTCTTGCTCATAAACAAACAGGAAAAGTTTATGATCTTTTAGAGTTGGCATCGAAGTATCGAGATGCTATTGCCGGTGATTTAGGAAGTATAGTGTCTGAAGCTTCTAGTGGAGAATTAGCTGCCTTAATCAGCTATGCTATAGCTTTTCCAGAGAGATTTACAGCTCTTGTAGACACATATGATGTTAAAAG CATTGAAGCATCAGCCAAGCAAAAGACATTTATAACCAGCCTAAATGTAAAGAATAAGCTTCTAACTAAAGGATCCAATGCATATGCTCAAAATGGTGTGAGAAACAATACGCTTATATCAGAACCTACTTCGCATCACAAGAATGGCTTTTTAAGACGAGGCGAATTGGGTGAGCTCTATGTGAG GAGTGGCATTTTAAATTTCTGTGCTGTTGCACTTGCCTTAAATGATTTGGATTACAAAGCTATTGGAATAAGACTTGATAGCGGTGATTTGGCATATCTTAGTAATGCTGCTAGAGATATCTTTGAAAAACTTgctgttaaatataatataccatGGTTCGCACGATTGACAATCGTTGCAtcgaatgatattaatgaagaAACAATTATAAGTTTGAATGAGCAGGTAAAACAT AGTCACAAAATTGACTGTTTTGGAATTGGTACGCATCTTGTAACGTGTCAAAGACAACCAGCATTAGGTTGCGTATACAAGATGGTTGAAATCAATGGTCAACCAAGAATCAAGCTCAGTCAAGAAGTTGGTAAAATGAATATTCCTGGTAAAAAGAATGCATACAGATTATATGGTGCAGACGGATATGCATTAATTGACATATTACAAAGATCAACAGAGGAAGTACCgcaaataaaacagaaagttCTCTGTAGACATCCATTTCAAGAATCAAAAAGAGCTTATGTTATACCAACACGTGTAGAACCATTGcacaaa atatattggAAAAATGGTAAACTCTGCGAACCCTTACCGACGTTAACACAAATTAGAGATAGAGTACAGGAATCTCTTAAAACATTAAGAAATgatcataaaagaaatttgaaccCTACACCATATAag gtGGCTGTTAGCGatgatttgtataattttatacacgATTTGTGGTTGCAAAATGCGCCTATTGGAGAACTGTCGTGA
- the LOC124954547 gene encoding nicotinate phosphoribosyltransferase isoform X3 — MSDDDCKTWCHSRQNAVVQPLLTDLYQITMAYAYWKSGKTNDYAVFDLFFRKNPFQGEFTIFAGLEECIKFLERFQYSNSDIKYLKSTMPATVDPEFFDYLKNVNVNDVTIYAMQEGSVTFPRIPLLRVEGPLIIVQLLETTLLTLVNYASLMATNAARYRMVAGKNITLLEFGLRRAQGPDGGLSASKYSYVGGFDGTSNVLAGKLFNIPVSGTHAHAYITSFTSIDDLQAKTLAHKQTGKVYDLLELASKYRDAIAGDLGSIVSEASSGELAALISYAIAFPERFTALVDTYDVKRSGILNFCAVALALNDLDYKAIGIRLDSGDLAYLSNAARDIFEKLAVKYNIPWFARLTIVASNDINEETIISLNEQVKHSHKIDCFGIGTHLVTCQRQPALGCVYKMVEINGQPRIKLSQEVGKMNIPGKKNAYRLYGADGYALIDILQRSTEEVPQIKQKVLCRHPFQESKRAYVIPTRVEPLHKIYWKNGKLCEPLPTLTQIRDRVQESLKTLRNDHKRNLNPTPYKVAVSDDLYNFIHDLWLQNAPIGELS; from the exons ATGTCAGATGACGACTGCAAAACATGGTGTCACTCGCGGCAAAATGCTGTCGTTCAGCCTCTTTTGACAG atttatatcaGATTACAATGGCATATGCTTATTGGAAAAGCGGTAAAACCAATGATTATGCtgtatttgatttattttttcgaaagaaccCCTTTCAAGGAGAATTCACAATTTTTGCTGGTCTCGAAGAATGTATTAAATTTCTGGAGAGGTTTCAGTATTCAAACAgtg atatcaaatatttgaaatctaCAATGCCTGCTACGGTAGACCCGGAattctttgattatttaaaaaatgtcaaTGTAAATGACGTTACTATTTATGCAATGCAAGAAGGTTCTGTTACATTTCCaag AATTCCATTGTTACGAGTTGAAGGACCATTAATAATAGTACAACTGTTGGAGACAACTTTATTAACATTGGTGAACTATGCAAGTTTGATGGCAACTAATGCAGCCAGATATCGGATGGTTGCTgggaaaaatattacattgttAGAGTTTGGCCTTCGTAGAGCTCAAGGTCCAGATGGAGGATTAAGTGCATCTAAATATAGCTACGTTG gtgGATTTGATGGTACAAGTAATGTATTAGCTGGaaagttatttaatattccAGTGAGTGGAACTCATGCACATGCATACATTACATCTTTTACAAGTATCGATGATTTACAAGCCAAA ACTCTTGCTCATAAACAAACAGGAAAAGTTTATGATCTTTTAGAGTTGGCATCGAAGTATCGAGATGCTATTGCCGGTGATTTAGGAAGTATAGTGTCTGAAGCTTCTAGTGGAGAATTAGCTGCCTTAATCAGCTATGCTATAGCTTTTCCAGAGAGATTTACAGCTCTTGTAGACACATATGATGTTAAAAG GAGTGGCATTTTAAATTTCTGTGCTGTTGCACTTGCCTTAAATGATTTGGATTACAAAGCTATTGGAATAAGACTTGATAGCGGTGATTTGGCATATCTTAGTAATGCTGCTAGAGATATCTTTGAAAAACTTgctgttaaatataatataccatGGTTCGCACGATTGACAATCGTTGCAtcgaatgatattaatgaagaAACAATTATAAGTTTGAATGAGCAGGTAAAACAT AGTCACAAAATTGACTGTTTTGGAATTGGTACGCATCTTGTAACGTGTCAAAGACAACCAGCATTAGGTTGCGTATACAAGATGGTTGAAATCAATGGTCAACCAAGAATCAAGCTCAGTCAAGAAGTTGGTAAAATGAATATTCCTGGTAAAAAGAATGCATACAGATTATATGGTGCAGACGGATATGCATTAATTGACATATTACAAAGATCAACAGAGGAAGTACCgcaaataaaacagaaagttCTCTGTAGACATCCATTTCAAGAATCAAAAAGAGCTTATGTTATACCAACACGTGTAGAACCATTGcacaaa atatattggAAAAATGGTAAACTCTGCGAACCCTTACCGACGTTAACACAAATTAGAGATAGAGTACAGGAATCTCTTAAAACATTAAGAAATgatcataaaagaaatttgaaccCTACACCATATAag gtGGCTGTTAGCGatgatttgtataattttatacacgATTTGTGGTTGCAAAATGCGCCTATTGGAGAACTGTCGTGA
- the LOC124954547 gene encoding nicotinate phosphoribosyltransferase isoform X2 — translation MSDDDCKTWCHSRQNAVVQPLLTDLYQITMAYAYWKSGKTNDYAVFDLFFRKNPFQGEFTIFAGLEECIKFLERFQYSNSDIKYLKSTMPATVDPEFFDYLKNVNVNDVTIYAMQEGSVTFPRIPLLRVEGPLIIVQLLETTLLTLVNYASLMATNAARYRMVAGKNITLLEFGLRRAQGPDGGLSASKYSYVGGFDGTSNVLAGKLFNIPVSGTHAHAYITSFTSIDDLQAKTLAHKQTGKVYDLLELASKYRDAIAGDLGSIVSEASSGELAALISYAIAFPERFTALVDTYDVKSIEASAKQKTFITSLNVKNKLLTKGSNAYAQNGVRNNTLISEPTSHHKNGFLRRGELGELYVRSGILNFCAVALALNDLDYKAIGIRLDSGDLAYLSNAARDIFEKLAVKYNIPWFARLTIVASNDINEETIISLNEQSHKIDCFGIGTHLVTCQRQPALGCVYKMVEINGQPRIKLSQEVGKMNIPGKKNAYRLYGADGYALIDILQRSTEEVPQIKQKVLCRHPFQESKRAYVIPTRVEPLHKIYWKNGKLCEPLPTLTQIRDRVQESLKTLRNDHKRNLNPTPYKVAVSDDLYNFIHDLWLQNAPIGELS, via the exons ATGTCAGATGACGACTGCAAAACATGGTGTCACTCGCGGCAAAATGCTGTCGTTCAGCCTCTTTTGACAG atttatatcaGATTACAATGGCATATGCTTATTGGAAAAGCGGTAAAACCAATGATTATGCtgtatttgatttattttttcgaaagaaccCCTTTCAAGGAGAATTCACAATTTTTGCTGGTCTCGAAGAATGTATTAAATTTCTGGAGAGGTTTCAGTATTCAAACAgtg atatcaaatatttgaaatctaCAATGCCTGCTACGGTAGACCCGGAattctttgattatttaaaaaatgtcaaTGTAAATGACGTTACTATTTATGCAATGCAAGAAGGTTCTGTTACATTTCCaag AATTCCATTGTTACGAGTTGAAGGACCATTAATAATAGTACAACTGTTGGAGACAACTTTATTAACATTGGTGAACTATGCAAGTTTGATGGCAACTAATGCAGCCAGATATCGGATGGTTGCTgggaaaaatattacattgttAGAGTTTGGCCTTCGTAGAGCTCAAGGTCCAGATGGAGGATTAAGTGCATCTAAATATAGCTACGTTG gtgGATTTGATGGTACAAGTAATGTATTAGCTGGaaagttatttaatattccAGTGAGTGGAACTCATGCACATGCATACATTACATCTTTTACAAGTATCGATGATTTACAAGCCAAA ACTCTTGCTCATAAACAAACAGGAAAAGTTTATGATCTTTTAGAGTTGGCATCGAAGTATCGAGATGCTATTGCCGGTGATTTAGGAAGTATAGTGTCTGAAGCTTCTAGTGGAGAATTAGCTGCCTTAATCAGCTATGCTATAGCTTTTCCAGAGAGATTTACAGCTCTTGTAGACACATATGATGTTAAAAG CATTGAAGCATCAGCCAAGCAAAAGACATTTATAACCAGCCTAAATGTAAAGAATAAGCTTCTAACTAAAGGATCCAATGCATATGCTCAAAATGGTGTGAGAAACAATACGCTTATATCAGAACCTACTTCGCATCACAAGAATGGCTTTTTAAGACGAGGCGAATTGGGTGAGCTCTATGTGAG GAGTGGCATTTTAAATTTCTGTGCTGTTGCACTTGCCTTAAATGATTTGGATTACAAAGCTATTGGAATAAGACTTGATAGCGGTGATTTGGCATATCTTAGTAATGCTGCTAGAGATATCTTTGAAAAACTTgctgttaaatataatataccatGGTTCGCACGATTGACAATCGTTGCAtcgaatgatattaatgaagaAACAATTATAAGTTTGAATGAGCAG AGTCACAAAATTGACTGTTTTGGAATTGGTACGCATCTTGTAACGTGTCAAAGACAACCAGCATTAGGTTGCGTATACAAGATGGTTGAAATCAATGGTCAACCAAGAATCAAGCTCAGTCAAGAAGTTGGTAAAATGAATATTCCTGGTAAAAAGAATGCATACAGATTATATGGTGCAGACGGATATGCATTAATTGACATATTACAAAGATCAACAGAGGAAGTACCgcaaataaaacagaaagttCTCTGTAGACATCCATTTCAAGAATCAAAAAGAGCTTATGTTATACCAACACGTGTAGAACCATTGcacaaa atatattggAAAAATGGTAAACTCTGCGAACCCTTACCGACGTTAACACAAATTAGAGATAGAGTACAGGAATCTCTTAAAACATTAAGAAATgatcataaaagaaatttgaaccCTACACCATATAag gtGGCTGTTAGCGatgatttgtataattttatacacgATTTGTGGTTGCAAAATGCGCCTATTGGAGAACTGTCGTGA
- the LOC124954547 gene encoding nicotinate phosphoribosyltransferase isoform X4 has protein sequence MSDDDCKTWCHSRQNAVVQPLLTDLYQITMAYAYWKSGKTNDYAVFDLFFRKNPFQGEFTIFAGLEECIKFLERFQYSNSDIKYLKSTMPATVDPEFFDYLKNVNVNDVTIYAMQEGSVTFPRIPLLRVEGPLIIVQLLETTLLTLVNYASLMATNAARYRMVAGKNITLLEFGLRRAQGPDGGLSASKYSYVGGFDGTSNVLAGKLFNIPVSGTHAHAYITSFTSIDDLQAKTLAHKQTGKVYDLLELASKYRDAIAGDLGSIVSEASSGELAALISYAIAFPERFTALVDTYDVKRSGILNFCAVALALNDLDYKAIGIRLDSGDLAYLSNAARDIFEKLAVKYNIPWFARLTIVASNDINEETIISLNEQSHKIDCFGIGTHLVTCQRQPALGCVYKMVEINGQPRIKLSQEVGKMNIPGKKNAYRLYGADGYALIDILQRSTEEVPQIKQKVLCRHPFQESKRAYVIPTRVEPLHKIYWKNGKLCEPLPTLTQIRDRVQESLKTLRNDHKRNLNPTPYKVAVSDDLYNFIHDLWLQNAPIGELS, from the exons ATGTCAGATGACGACTGCAAAACATGGTGTCACTCGCGGCAAAATGCTGTCGTTCAGCCTCTTTTGACAG atttatatcaGATTACAATGGCATATGCTTATTGGAAAAGCGGTAAAACCAATGATTATGCtgtatttgatttattttttcgaaagaaccCCTTTCAAGGAGAATTCACAATTTTTGCTGGTCTCGAAGAATGTATTAAATTTCTGGAGAGGTTTCAGTATTCAAACAgtg atatcaaatatttgaaatctaCAATGCCTGCTACGGTAGACCCGGAattctttgattatttaaaaaatgtcaaTGTAAATGACGTTACTATTTATGCAATGCAAGAAGGTTCTGTTACATTTCCaag AATTCCATTGTTACGAGTTGAAGGACCATTAATAATAGTACAACTGTTGGAGACAACTTTATTAACATTGGTGAACTATGCAAGTTTGATGGCAACTAATGCAGCCAGATATCGGATGGTTGCTgggaaaaatattacattgttAGAGTTTGGCCTTCGTAGAGCTCAAGGTCCAGATGGAGGATTAAGTGCATCTAAATATAGCTACGTTG gtgGATTTGATGGTACAAGTAATGTATTAGCTGGaaagttatttaatattccAGTGAGTGGAACTCATGCACATGCATACATTACATCTTTTACAAGTATCGATGATTTACAAGCCAAA ACTCTTGCTCATAAACAAACAGGAAAAGTTTATGATCTTTTAGAGTTGGCATCGAAGTATCGAGATGCTATTGCCGGTGATTTAGGAAGTATAGTGTCTGAAGCTTCTAGTGGAGAATTAGCTGCCTTAATCAGCTATGCTATAGCTTTTCCAGAGAGATTTACAGCTCTTGTAGACACATATGATGTTAAAAG GAGTGGCATTTTAAATTTCTGTGCTGTTGCACTTGCCTTAAATGATTTGGATTACAAAGCTATTGGAATAAGACTTGATAGCGGTGATTTGGCATATCTTAGTAATGCTGCTAGAGATATCTTTGAAAAACTTgctgttaaatataatataccatGGTTCGCACGATTGACAATCGTTGCAtcgaatgatattaatgaagaAACAATTATAAGTTTGAATGAGCAG AGTCACAAAATTGACTGTTTTGGAATTGGTACGCATCTTGTAACGTGTCAAAGACAACCAGCATTAGGTTGCGTATACAAGATGGTTGAAATCAATGGTCAACCAAGAATCAAGCTCAGTCAAGAAGTTGGTAAAATGAATATTCCTGGTAAAAAGAATGCATACAGATTATATGGTGCAGACGGATATGCATTAATTGACATATTACAAAGATCAACAGAGGAAGTACCgcaaataaaacagaaagttCTCTGTAGACATCCATTTCAAGAATCAAAAAGAGCTTATGTTATACCAACACGTGTAGAACCATTGcacaaa atatattggAAAAATGGTAAACTCTGCGAACCCTTACCGACGTTAACACAAATTAGAGATAGAGTACAGGAATCTCTTAAAACATTAAGAAATgatcataaaagaaatttgaaccCTACACCATATAag gtGGCTGTTAGCGatgatttgtataattttatacacgATTTGTGGTTGCAAAATGCGCCTATTGGAGAACTGTCGTGA